In Canis aureus isolate CA01 chromosome 25, VMU_Caureus_v.1.0, whole genome shotgun sequence, the genomic window CTTCTGTTGCAGAAATCTTGGCACATGGCCTTTAATCAAAAATCAGACTTTTGGATTATTAATTTGGTATTCTGTCATTTGCAATATTTTTTGTCTAGTTTATGATTGTTTAGGATTAATTTCCCAAGAAGGAACAAGTTTTCTACACGGCTTGTAAGTACATCAAACAAACCCCACTTAAAATTAATCATAATAAATTTGACTATGCTACGGTGTTTACCATTAACTTAACACTAATCATATACATTATGCTGCTGTAAAAAGAGAATAGTAATAGTACCTGGCTGGGATCTGAAATAAGCTTGAAATGAAAGATTTATGATGCTTACTAAAACTCTTCAAAATCAAAGCCTTGCTGAAGTTTTACTATTAGCTATTTAAATGGCGTTTATTGATTATTCCTAAAAGTGACTTGTCACggaggaagaaaaaatgaaaaaaaaaaataagactaagtACCGGGGCTAATAGCTCTCAAGTGTGTACTAAATGAAGGCATGCCAACTTCTCGTAGACCATATGAAGAAACTTAATCACTAAATTTAAGGTAAACTTTTCCGGCTTTCTTCCAATAAACTCTTTTTCCTGGAAAAACTCCTATCCAAAGATGAAGGAAGTAGAAGAGACTGATGAAATGGGCCAGGTAGCACAAGATAGTGGACTTTGAATCaaaatcaggaaaggaaaaaaaaaaaaaaaatcaggaaagatgGTGCTATAACAATGGAGAAGCTTAGGAGGAGGATAAATGTTATCCTAGGAGTGGAGTTCAGGGTCAGACCTTTTAACGGGCCAGTGAATAATTCTCACTActgacattttttgttgttgatctCCCCCAGAAGCGGGAGATCTAGTCAGGAGGCCCGAACCCCGTGTCTCAGAGGTCTTGAGCGCTACTTGGCCAGTGGGCGCGACCACCAAGTGGGCACTGCGGGGGAGGGGTGGAGCCAGGCCGTGGAGGAACTGTGGTGCCAGACACACAAGGTGGCAAAAGATGGCACAGCAGAAGATCTCAGAACTGTTGTGCTACCAGGCATCTGCTGGGTGGACGCGGATTGGGAGAACACCTCTCTCGGGCTCTGCTTCTGTAATATCCTCACTCTCCGGCTTCCAGTGAGATTTGGCAAGCCTGGCTCCTTAGGCTGGATGGCGGAGCCTTCCCTCAGCAAACCTGTGCTGACTGCGCACGTGTCTGCCGATGACGTCAGCGGTTCCTACCGCGCGGGTCACGGGGGAGGAACGTTCGAGTTTAGTAAGCTTCAACCCCAAGCTTAGCCCGTTTGCCGCCTACAGGAGCCGGTGTGCAATCCTTTTTGGAGAAGGCGTCCACGCGGTACTGGGCGCGCTGGATGAGGAAGACGTGCTGCAGGGCCCTGCCTCTGTACTGGTCCAGCCTGGGCCCCGGTTCTCCAGACTCCAGACTCCGCTTGCACCCGAGGACCCGGAAGGACAGTGTTCTCTTCCGTCGGAGATGGCGTCCCAGTCACCCCTGCGGCACGCAGCCCCGCCCTCAGCACGCTTCTGCGCCTGCGCAGAGCTACCCAACGCCTCAGAGAAGAGCCCTATGGCCGAATCCCCAGGCAGCTGAGGAGGCTCAGGAAGCTCAAGTAAGCACATGGTTAGAAATTACGTGCTTAAAACCGGTCGtgatttggtttgatttgatgTGTGCCCAGTCAAATCACGCACTGCCGTTGTTTGCGCAAACACACGCACTCCCTCCTCAGGTTATTTCTGAAACTTAAATTCCTTGTAGTTTCTAGTTGTTTTGCAAGGAAGATAATACAGAAGACCTAGCTTTTCTCGCCAACAGTCTGCAGCGTTCCAATACCAGACAACTTGGCTAACTCAAAAAACAGACCAATTTCAGCATGGAGCCTCTTCCCACAGCCTGCCTCTCAAGTAGGTCTGTCCATAATGAggcatttgttgttgttgttcaacaCATGCTATTAATCACTCATTTATAAATTTgtacaaaatttataaaatggccaaattttacttaaaatggcGTCCTTTGTTGAAACAGTCTGAGGGGACAAGCAGCAATGAAAGAGCTCTAATTAAAATTCTCTGAGAAATCAGCAAGTGGCAATTAATAAAACAGAAGACTAAAGCAGcatagaaatagtttttaaagaggACTCATGACACTCTGGAGGCCAACCAACAGGGATTGTACTGAGCAACAGGAGGCAGGGAATTACAAGTTTATAGAAACATGTTTCCCAGTCACCACATTGTGATGTTGGCCCTCCGAAGCAGGAAGTACAAACTTCTTGTTAATAATTCCCAATCTGGTGCAAATGAATACACAtctaaaataaatcctaaagTTGGGTTAGAGATCTTGTTAATTTAAGCCCCAGCACGTATTTTGGGAAATCATAATCATTTGGATAATGACTCAAACTCTACTCTTGACTTTTTGTGCAGAGATACAGTTCTTGGTCATGATTTGCTTCTCTGAGGTAGTATAGAGATGCGTGCTTATGCATTATAGCATTACTTCCAAAACTGGATGAAGAGTCCATTTCAAATGTTAGAAATGTATTAGGGACTCAAGATGGGCTTGGTGGTGAAATACGGAGTAATGCTGTTTATCACACCTGATTTTACTCTGAGGAACCAGTTTACAGTATCATAAAATTGAGAAACAGtgacaaatatatatttggctAAAATACATTAATTAGAACCTGTGATGATTTAGCATTGAATATAAACCTTTGGGAACATTCTTACGCAGTTTTGTGGGATCTTATATCTCATCCCCTGAGGAATATGGGATGAAGAGATTTTTATTCCAACATtcctaaaagaaaggaagagaggtcCAATTCCATATAGGCATACCTCCAGCTTGTTAACTCCTCATTCTGTCACTTAGACTCGGTGTTAGTGATATTGTTAGGGGATATCTATCTTGTCCCTTCCTTAATGGTGTTCTGGAGTTTAGGAATGCCTGGAACAGGGGTTTTTTTGCACTAGCAGTTTGTTTTTTCTCCATGCCTTCTGCCATCCCTTTTCCTTTGTGATGTGAGGTAGAGAATTTCTTCAAATGTTACTGTCTTCGTTTGAGTGGTGGGAATTAGGGTTGAGAGGATAACCCTCTGCATATAGCTCTGTCCTAAAAAGATTAAGGCTTGGAGGGCAGATTGGGGTTATCATTTGCGGTTCACTGTGACCTGTAAACCTAGAGTGTTAGTTGAACATAGGTGAATCCGTTTCCTTGAAGATGCTCACTGTTCATATGCCAAATACCATTTGCTTTTGCAAACAGAACAGCTCTGACCACACCTTGCACATTAAATACTATCATGTCTTCTATGCATATTAGGGAAATTTAGGATCAAAGAATTAAATTTCTAAGATCACAGAGTCAAAAAGTGGCAAAGTTGAAATTAACCAGATTTCAAAAGCCAGGTCTTTTGTTCTGCATCACACTATTACTCCTCCACTATTTTTCTGTAGAGGCAAAGTCCTCCTGTGGCTTGCAATTTTATAGTCTGAGTCTCTGTGAACCGTAATTATTCCAGAACCTAATCCTCCTACATATTATGTTAGATTGGACTTTCAAATAGAGTTTGAATTTAAATCTGAAATTAGTGACTTTAAAGAAAGACAGCTGCTACTTTTCTGACTCTTCTTTTACATCAAAATATAATtagctaaataaaattttatagtttcttgGAATGGTTATAAGaatattttctgtattcctttcatttttacagATCTCTTGacttttcccatttcttaaaaatgtcagGCTAAAAGTTCAGAGTGTGAAGTTTTATTCACTTGCAGAATAATCGTTTCCATCAGTAAAAAGTTTTAGCAGTGCATTTtcacttcaaaaaatatttctgtatatgtGTTACCTTAGTATTTGgatgaaaaattgaaaagaaattaaattatttggattctgtaacttgttttttttttttttttaatttgggtacGTGTATGTTTTACCTTTTGCTGAAGTCTCTGAATTTTGatgaaaattctaaaaaagaaaaacaagtacaaAGATACAGTTgttatttagaaaacaaactcaaaaaacaatcaaactgATAATATCCAGATCTAAACATTGAAATTTCTCTGACACggtaaaaagacaaaatgtttaTTGAGGTCATACATCAATTGCTTAATAAACAGGGGGAAGCTAAATTGTAAGATGAAAGAAAAAccttttgaatgttttaaaaaacaatctagtTTTTTTGACGGAAAAAAATTTAGAGTAAGTTCAGCCTGTTTAGTATATTGGAATAGCTTTATATTTATTGGCTAAACTCAATTCCCTTTCCATAGCAGTGAATGATTTTTTGAAATAAgtgcattttaattatttgtttaatatgcTAATTCTTATTATTAGCAATCATTCAGTTGTAACCTTTGGACTACAGTGAAAAGAGGGCTGGATGGAAGTAGGCAGAATTATGCAAACTCATAAtatagtttaattatttttaggaGATTTTTAAGAACTGATAGTAGAACACTTGCAACCatatcctaaatttaaaaaaatgtactgtctgaaattttattttctgttgtcaTTTCAGTTCACATCCATtagtatggttttatttatttatttgctcatttgtttatttgcatttatttttgtaggAGGTATAGAATTACTTAAGTGGTTTAGAAAGTGCTAGTGATAAATTCATtatcatgaaaataatataagTGATTCACAgattcactaaaaataaaatttcagtccaaaagcaaacacattttctaatataatccattttttaaaaaagattttatttatttattagagagagcgagctagtgagagaaagaacaagaacggGGCAGGGAGGgtaagaaagagagggagaacccAACTGTCCGCTGAGCTAAGCTGGGAGCCCCatggtggggctcaatcccaggaccctgagaccatcacctgagctgaaggcagatacttaaacTTGGTGCCCCAATATGATCCACTTTAATtgacattaaattttttaaaatttttgcttggACAAGTTTGCTTTTAATTAATGAAACCCCAGATTCTCAAACCAGCTAAGGAATAATTGTTTTCTTATAACAAAGAACTTTCTACAATATTCCTTTAGAGAGAAAACACTTCTACcatgtttaaaatgtaattaaatttatatacagCTTTTCACTTAAAAGCATTGTTCACATAAACCTTTTCAGAAGCGTTTCTCTTAGGTATAATATTTCATCTGAGCATAGTTTCAATTACTAGGCTTAACAACTACATGTAAGATCTTTACCCCTTCCATGTGGCTGAGACTATTAAAGATGTTAGCCTGACTTAACTACAATTCAGTTTATTCagaaatataaatttgtattttaaaatcaccaTGACATCCACCTACAGCACAATGTTTAAGACcatatttttcactttatgtttcatttattGTGGGAACATGTAATGGAAATATATTATGTGAGATTCTGGAACATAATATTGAAGGATGGAAAATTGTTTCCAATACTGAATGAGAGCATGAACAAGAGTATAACTACATTTGTGATATGATTCATGTAGGTTACATGGGGAGGAGTCTCAAAAACTACCACCAGCACCATCACCATCCCCACTACCTCCAGTAATGATAATGACTCATGCAAGAAACTATCATCTGGACCTTTACTAATGTTATTTATAATGCTCATAGGAACCCTgcaatttctgttatttatttatttatttaattttttatgcgTGCATGCATACATGCAATGAAGAAAGCTGAAACTCAGAGATGTGAATTAATTTTCCCAAAGATATTCAGCTAAAGACTGGTAGATATTGAGTTCAAATCGTATATTTATGTCCCTAAGCTCTTTGTATTTGATTATCAGCTCTAAGTGCTTATAATGTTTCCCAAATGTGATTATTTAAGAGAAACTAGTTGCTTGTGGAAAATTAACTCTCACTACCCTGTTATCCTGACATAACTTCACCTATTGGAACGCTCTTAGCATCATATAATTCTTAAGTTCTTGAGTTCatcaaaatacttatttttataacataacAGCCATTTCCCACTCTgacatagaataaaaaatatgaccagattaagtgaaaatttattttcaattttttttccttgttatcaTTTGAGAAGACTATGGATATTAATATGTACATAAAAAAACAGCCTTGGAGACTACATAGTTATTTCATTTTCCACTATAGGTTGGAAGGTATAAGAGTAGATATTTTCCCAGTaagaaaaatgtaaggaaataAAGTTATTAACTTCAGACATCAAATTTTGGTATTTAttgattatattatttaaattttgatttcttctttgctctgGGATTTTAGCTTTGAATGAATGTTATCTAGGAAATATTTTGGTGGGATGATTCCACTGCAAATGAGTCATCACTGTCAGTATGTAATACCAACAaggtattttaatttctatattcaTTATTACTCTCTAATTACAAAAACAAGTTCTAATTAAGATAATAGAAAATCCAACATTAagaaattactgatttttttcacctATTTGAAACAATGATGATGatttatatatactaatataattGTCCACTTTCTAAATCAATCTCTTTGAAATTTCAAGGCTGGCATATTCAGGGTAGTATAATCTGTGCTGTTCCTCTTTGGGCAGATAAAGAATACATGTAATCACTCTCTGTTATGAAAGTTCACATATATTGAGGAAGaggcttgggttcaaatctcttTTTTGCCACTTATTAATCCTTTTTACACAAGCATTCTAGacatcagattttatttatttatttttaaagattttatttatctattcattagagagagagagagaggcagagacacaggcagcaggagaagtaggcttcctgcaaggagcccaatgtggaactcgatcccagatcccaggatcatgccctgagtctaaggcagacgctcaactgctgagccacctaggcgtgcATAGGCATcagattttaataataaaattaacattaaaatacCAATTTCATGGCATTGATATGAGGatgagttaaaataaaataaaagtggtatAATAAGTGAAACTCTTTTATTATTGCAATGCACTATCAAGTATTAGTTATTATTCTAATCATCATATCTTTCTGCTTCATCATTTGCTAAACTAATAACAAGATTGAATTGATTTATTGTGACCAGATATCCTAATCTTTTTATTGGGCAATAATCACACCTGTAATTCTACATCAgatttctgagatttttaaaaaatcacataatacttattttttaaactgaaaaaaaaaaaacaggctattATTGCATCTCTGGGATAATATAAGCAGTGTGCATTGCAAATTCAACCAAAGATAGCACAAAAActggtcttttcttttctacatGTATGTTTGTCCATATAAGCATGAATACTTACCCCTGCATATACTGGGTGTATGAGAACCATTAATAGTCTATATACACACTAGCCTTTGAATGTTATTATATAAGCATATTCCTCTAGGTAAGATGGTAGGATTGATTTCAGTCTCACTTGGAAGATATATTGCAATTACAAACTTCAAAGATGTaagaaatttccttttaatttaattaaatccTTTTGGTATAATAGAATCAAGTTTCCATTAACCCCAAATGATTGAAATATATAtgcacagacacacgcacacacacacagacgcacagtatttatttaaaattctttcactCTTCTTAATTAATTATTGAAGTCAGGTCTAAAATAATTACTGTCTAATAAATTGGTATATTTAcctctgtttttctctgaagaatttgatttagttcatttacaGCATCTGTAATTTGTTTGGTCTCCACACACCCCAGGACActgcatatattttttacatcTTCAATAATATTATCTACATGTTGCTATTGATGAAAAATAAGAAGATGCGATTTAATTGGGATACATTTTAAGTCTTTTCCAGATTAAGAAAACACAACTACTCAGTTATAatatggagaagaaaaatttATAAGTAGTTCATATGGAAAAAGCAgttgttttatttgtgtgtgaaCTCAATTTGAGTCAACATCGTGACATGCTTGATGGATCTACTTCATTATTAAACTGAAAGTCATATACTCTCCGTAACTAGAAAGTTAAACCCACCACATTTTCCATATGTATTATCTGAACTGGAGTTTAGTTTTGGGTACCACATTTGAAACTAGACTTGACAAAGtagacttttccaaagaagagcaACGCAGCCATTGATATATTCATTCAAAACAATGTAGTAGACTTCGTTTTCAGCTCTCCAGTAGGGTTTTGTGTGTTAAAATCCTGGTTCTGCTCTATTTGTAGCTGTGATtatcaaattatttaacttctgtgGATCtaagttttctcttctgtagaaTTGGAACCATAATAATTAATTAGAGGGTTGctataatgattaaataaaataaaatatgaaaaagttccTGGCAGAGAATAAGGGTTAAATTTTagctaattaattcattttttattaatttttactcaTTTACATAAATTTTTCAGTTTATATGAGAAATCAGACactgtatatgtacacatatctaataaaataaaaattagaaggtAATAAAAACTATGAAAAGGATGTATTTGGTGCTATGATTAGTTTCCATTCAGACATTTGAAGTTGATGTATGACATGAATTTGTGGAAATCTCTAAAATATTGCTAATTAAGATGCAAATGCTGAGTTGACTTGGTCAGTTGGTAGCTAATTTATGCCTTCTTTTACTCTAGTCTTGAAGTGCTTTGTATGTGATCTATTTATCTCCTTTAATCTTCCTTAAATTCTGAAAGATAAACATATTCATTACATTCGTAAATCGCTGAGATTGCTAGAATGTTAAGTGAAATGTTGCAATAGTAGAATTAACTTGATGATTTATTGGATGATGTATAGACCAACAGAAGTTTGGATTTAAATGATTCCAAAGTTTTATGCTTGGGAAACCTAGAAGTTAGGATCCCACTAATTATGGCAACAAACAGGCAAAATGGGAAGATTTTTGATGGTATTGTGATGCATATGGTTTTTGATATGCAGAGCTTGACCTTCCCTGGCAACAGTCAAGCAGACACAACCTTCATATATTGGGAAATGCAGTGAGGTTCTAGCTCTGCCAACTATTGGATtgagaaaaaacacacacacagaacacgTGCTCATATAAATGCTAGATGAACTATAAGAAAAAagtgtaaatgtatatatatatagcttagtCCAAAACAAGGATAGGATAA contains:
- the LOC144297151 gene encoding uncharacterized protein LOC144297151 isoform X2, yielding MRKTCCRALPLYWSSLGPGSPDSRLRLHPRTRKDSVLFRRRWRPSHPCGTQPRPQHASAPAQSYPTPQRRALWPNPQAAEEAQEAQVGLQGIQNSHNCDTIREVFQKGAVLERITPIQRCTVIRR
- the LOC144297151 gene encoding uncharacterized protein LOC144297151 isoform X4, with the protein product MRKTCCRALPLYWSSLGPGSPDSRLRLHPRTRKDSVLFRRRWRPSHPCGTQPRPQHASAPAQSYPTPQRRALWPNPQAAEEAQEAQVGLQGIQNSHNCDTIREGSWPNII
- the LOC144297151 gene encoding uncharacterized protein LOC144297151 isoform X1, with amino-acid sequence MRKTCCRALPLYWSSLGPGSPDSRLRLHPRTRKDSVLFRRRWRPSHPCGTQPRPQHASAPAQSYPTPQRRALWPNPQAAEEAQEAQVGLQGIQNSHNCDTIREVFQKGAVLERITPIQRCTVIRSLPFSVAQIASRHIWNTSSMSWKEP
- the LOC144297151 gene encoding uncharacterized protein LOC144297151 isoform X3 — its product is MRKTCCRALPLYWSSLGPGSPDSRLRLHPRTRKDSVLFRRRWRPSHPCGTQPRPQHASAPAQSYPTPQRRALWPNPQAAEEAQEAQVGLQGIQNSHNCDTIREGLEKNAYLNSHEHH